Proteins from one Chitinophaga oryzae genomic window:
- the dnaB gene encoding replicative DNA helicase — protein sequence MDLNLKKDRNVRRKPAIEVSSLVYGKVPPQAKELEEAVLGAIMLEKGAFDIVVEILKGECFYVEAHQLIFSAMTRLASKSMPVDILTVTEELKSMGSLEAVGGPFTVMKLTNAVVSSANIEAHARIILQKFIQRELIRISGEILTESYEDTADVFDLLDSAESKLFEITNNHLRKNYDSIDRVLVNTMKRIEDLRNKGDDITGVPSGFPSLDKVTYGWQSTDLIIIAARPSVGKTAFALNLARNAALHPRFPKGAAVFSLEMSSGQIVQRILSAESEIKLEKISRGKLEEYEMKKLMTHGIERLAKAPIFIDDTPALNIFELRAKCRRLVHNHGVGVIIIDYLQLMSGSGDGRGSNREQEISKISRDLKGLAKELQVPVIALSQLSRDVEKRKDGNKMPQLSDLRESGAIEQDADMVMFLYRPEYYEINANEMGESNKGETHVRIAKHRNGQLDTIKLRAVLEFQRFEDDGSLENPGGGGSPFAGISRPQGGNDEAKLYIQKGSKMNDMNFDEGFEDAPF from the coding sequence ATGGATCTCAATCTTAAGAAGGACCGCAATGTTCGCAGAAAACCGGCCATTGAAGTGTCGTCCTTGGTGTACGGCAAGGTACCACCACAGGCTAAAGAATTGGAAGAAGCTGTTTTGGGAGCCATCATGCTGGAAAAGGGTGCTTTTGATATTGTTGTAGAGATATTGAAAGGAGAGTGTTTTTATGTGGAAGCACACCAGCTGATTTTTTCCGCCATGACCCGTCTGGCGTCGAAATCGATGCCGGTAGACATTCTCACCGTGACAGAAGAGCTCAAGTCCATGGGCTCGCTGGAGGCGGTTGGCGGACCTTTTACCGTGATGAAACTCACCAATGCGGTGGTGTCGTCGGCCAATATCGAGGCGCACGCCCGTATCATCCTGCAGAAATTCATTCAGCGGGAACTGATCCGCATTTCCGGAGAGATCCTTACCGAATCCTACGAAGATACGGCCGACGTGTTCGACCTGCTCGACAGCGCCGAATCCAAACTCTTCGAGATCACCAACAACCACCTTCGTAAAAACTACGACTCCATCGACCGCGTACTGGTAAACACCATGAAACGCATCGAGGACCTGCGTAATAAAGGCGATGATATTACCGGGGTGCCCTCCGGCTTCCCGTCACTCGACAAAGTGACCTACGGCTGGCAGTCTACTGACCTTATCATCATCGCGGCCCGTCCTTCGGTAGGTAAAACGGCTTTCGCCCTTAACCTCGCCCGTAACGCGGCCCTTCACCCCCGCTTCCCGAAAGGAGCGGCCGTGTTTTCGCTGGAGATGTCTTCCGGCCAGATCGTACAACGTATCCTGTCCGCGGAATCGGAAATCAAACTGGAAAAAATCTCCCGTGGTAAACTGGAAGAATACGAAATGAAGAAGCTGATGACCCACGGTATCGAACGCCTGGCGAAAGCGCCCATCTTCATCGACGATACCCCGGCCCTCAACATCTTCGAGCTGAGAGCCAAATGCCGGCGATTGGTACACAACCACGGCGTGGGGGTGATCATCATCGACTACCTCCAGCTGATGAGCGGCAGCGGCGATGGCAGAGGCTCCAACCGCGAACAGGAGATCAGTAAGATCTCCCGTGACCTGAAAGGCCTCGCAAAAGAGCTGCAGGTACCGGTGATCGCCTTGTCACAGTTGAGCCGTGATGTGGAAAAACGTAAAGACGGTAATAAAATGCCCCAGCTGAGTGACCTCCGTGAATCCGGTGCGATCGAACAGGATGCTGACATGGTAATGTTCCTGTACCGCCCCGAATACTACGAGATCAACGCCAACGAAATGGGCGAATCCAACAAAGGGGAAACACACGTCCGTATTGCGAAACACCGTAACGGTCAGCTGGATACCATCAAATTAAGGGCGGTCCTGGAATTCCAGCGCTTTGAAGATGATGGCAGCCTGGAAAACCCCGGAGGGGGAGGAAGTCCGTTCGCCGGCATCTCCCGCCCGCAAGGCGGCAACGATGAGGCGAAGCTGTACATACAGAAAGGCTCCAAAATGAATGACATGAACTTTGACGAAGGTTTTGAAGATGCACCATTTTAG
- a CDS encoding DUF4249 domain-containing protein produces the protein MKSFFVYGILLMILLSACEERVNIQLKYEGDRIVVNSLLQPDSVAYIRITRSVPANVYDESGFTEIRDAQVTLLQNGIDMGAVQQQTIKGRTYFVSKEKIANGNTYTINVSAPGLTPVTAKDTLPPVPEVSGAAAKRYSTRVVFTLKDRPGARDYYKVRVFTCGPGDRPDTMRNFRLDPAFNNNLIDVITNAHYASLIMDDARFDGKTVNFVLETEYPVNATRMMVEVSELTCGGYKYFRTSDAQIGNGGVLITEPATVYTNVVNGYGIVAGINAKRIVFTTE, from the coding sequence ATGAAATCTTTTTTCGTATATGGTATACTGTTAATGATCCTGCTGTCTGCCTGTGAGGAGCGGGTGAATATACAGCTGAAGTATGAGGGCGACAGGATTGTGGTCAACAGTCTCCTGCAGCCGGACAGTGTGGCGTATATCCGTATTACACGCAGTGTGCCGGCCAATGTGTACGATGAAAGCGGTTTCACGGAAATCCGCGATGCACAGGTGACGCTGCTGCAGAACGGCATCGATATGGGTGCGGTGCAACAGCAAACGATTAAAGGACGGACTTACTTTGTATCCAAAGAAAAGATAGCAAACGGTAATACCTATACGATAAATGTGTCGGCGCCGGGACTAACGCCGGTTACGGCAAAAGATACGCTGCCGCCTGTGCCGGAAGTTTCCGGCGCGGCTGCAAAGCGGTACAGCACCCGGGTTGTTTTCACGTTGAAAGACCGCCCCGGGGCTAGGGATTATTACAAAGTGCGCGTATTTACATGCGGTCCCGGCGACCGGCCCGATACGATGCGTAACTTCCGGCTGGACCCGGCTTTCAACAACAACCTGATAGACGTTATCACCAATGCCCACTATGCCAGCCTGATCATGGATGATGCGCGCTTTGACGGTAAAACGGTCAACTTTGTACTGGAGACGGAATATCCTGTTAACGCCACGCGCATGATGGTGGAAGTCAGTGAGCTTACCTGCGGCGGCTACAAGTATTTCCGCACATCGGATGCGCAGATCGGGAACGGCGGCGTGCTGATCACTGAGCCGGCGACGGTATATACCAATGTGGTGAACGGTTATGGCATTGTGGCCGGCATCAATGCAAAGAGGATCGTATTTACGACAGAATAA
- a CDS encoding TerC family protein yields MEQFLTAESIISLLTLILMEVVLGIDNVIFVSIVMNRLPPEKRPAARRIWMFTGIAVRIILLLCIGYIVKAVDPLFHIGSHGFSLRDLIMLGGGLFLLIKTTLEIHHKLEGEEPGGQTQNGNKPVASMLNVVGQIILIDTVFSFDSIITAVGLAKQVPVMIIAVIIAMIVMFLFAPRISDFIHKHPTLKMLALSFLVMVGAILIVEGWNAEKAHELHLKNYVYFAMAFSFGVEMLNMRMRKGTAHPVELKEPTLKATEKQD; encoded by the coding sequence ATGGAACAATTCCTGACAGCTGAATCTATCATCAGCCTTCTGACGCTGATACTCATGGAAGTGGTACTGGGTATCGACAATGTGATCTTCGTTTCTATTGTCATGAACCGCCTGCCCCCGGAAAAAAGACCTGCGGCACGCCGCATCTGGATGTTTACCGGCATCGCTGTACGCATCATCCTCCTCCTTTGCATCGGTTACATCGTGAAGGCCGTTGACCCGCTGTTCCACATCGGCAGCCACGGCTTCAGCCTCCGCGACCTGATCATGCTCGGCGGTGGCCTCTTCCTGCTCATCAAAACAACCCTGGAAATCCACCACAAACTGGAAGGTGAGGAACCCGGCGGCCAAACCCAAAACGGCAACAAACCCGTCGCTTCCATGCTCAATGTGGTCGGACAGATCATCCTGATCGATACCGTGTTCTCGTTCGACAGTATCATCACCGCCGTTGGCCTGGCCAAACAGGTGCCCGTGATGATCATCGCCGTGATTATCGCCATGATCGTTATGTTCCTGTTTGCTCCCCGCATCAGTGACTTCATCCACAAACACCCCACGCTCAAAATGCTGGCCCTTTCCTTCCTGGTGATGGTTGGCGCCATCCTGATCGTGGAAGGCTGGAATGCAGAGAAAGCACACGAACTGCACCTGAAGAACTATGTCTACTTCGCCATGGCCTTCTCTTTCGGCGTGGAAATGCTCAATATGCGCATGCGGAAAGGCACTGCTCACCCGGTAGAACTCAAGGAACCTACCCTGAAAGCCACAGAAAAACAGGATTAA
- a CDS encoding MATE family efflux transporter: MKQLYLKYRPYYKDNFHLAYPVVISQLGHTLVALSDSIIIGHTGKVPLAAVSLGNSLFSIFMVTGIGMSYGLTPLIAQENGRGNKKAIGHLLSHSLIINMAVGFLLSAVIYFGSSHLVLLKQEADVAEQARPFLRYLGFSFIPLMLFLSFKQFAEGLGFTRQAMNISIIGNVINIIIGITLVYGLFGMPRMGVAGVGIATFTDRLIMGITMAFYVLKSPRFKPYLQSFGFRHLEWASVKKILGIGTPVALQYIFEISAFSGAAVIVGWMGAAELAAHQIALSLAAMTYMMASGISAAAGIRSGNNFGKKDYQSLRHSAIASYHMVLVLMGTTALIFMLFKNLLPAMYINDPQVIHIAAGLLVIAAFFQLFDGTQVVGLGILRGLGDVRVPTFITLLAYWGIGIPLGYVLGIRLNYGVEGVWWALLLGLLTASVLLFFRFHIKSRKLVAGK; the protein is encoded by the coding sequence ATGAAACAGCTTTATTTAAAATACCGGCCCTATTACAAGGACAATTTCCATTTAGCCTATCCTGTTGTTATCTCCCAGCTGGGCCACACGCTGGTAGCCCTGTCTGACAGTATCATTATCGGTCACACCGGAAAAGTGCCCCTGGCGGCGGTATCCCTGGGCAATAGCCTGTTCAGTATCTTTATGGTGACCGGCATCGGCATGTCTTACGGCCTCACCCCGCTTATTGCGCAGGAAAACGGCCGCGGTAATAAAAAAGCCATCGGCCACCTGTTGAGCCACAGCCTGATCATCAATATGGCCGTAGGTTTCCTGTTGTCTGCGGTCATCTACTTCGGCAGCAGTCACCTCGTATTGCTCAAACAGGAGGCGGACGTAGCGGAGCAGGCCCGCCCTTTCCTCCGTTATCTCGGCTTCTCTTTTATCCCGCTGATGCTGTTCCTGTCATTCAAACAGTTCGCGGAAGGGCTGGGCTTCACCCGGCAGGCGATGAACATCAGCATTATCGGTAACGTCATCAATATTATTATCGGTATCACCCTGGTGTATGGTCTCTTCGGTATGCCCCGCATGGGCGTGGCCGGCGTGGGTATCGCCACTTTCACCGACCGCCTGATCATGGGCATTACCATGGCTTTTTATGTCCTGAAATCCCCACGTTTCAAGCCTTACCTGCAATCATTCGGCTTCCGGCACCTGGAGTGGGCCTCTGTCAAAAAGATCCTGGGCATCGGTACGCCGGTGGCGCTGCAGTATATTTTTGAGATCAGCGCCTTTAGTGGCGCGGCCGTGATCGTGGGCTGGATGGGCGCCGCTGAACTGGCAGCACACCAGATCGCGCTCAGCCTGGCGGCCATGACCTACATGATGGCCAGCGGTATCTCCGCTGCCGCCGGTATCAGGAGCGGTAACAACTTCGGTAAAAAAGACTACCAGTCCCTGCGCCATTCCGCCATTGCCAGTTACCATATGGTGCTGGTGCTGATGGGTACTACCGCGCTGATATTTATGCTGTTTAAAAACCTGTTGCCCGCCATGTATATCAACGATCCGCAGGTGATACATATCGCTGCGGGACTGCTGGTGATCGCCGCCTTCTTCCAGTTGTTTGACGGTACACAGGTAGTGGGACTGGGCATCCTTCGCGGCCTTGGCGATGTGCGGGTGCCTACGTTTATCACGCTGCTGGCTTACTGGGGCATTGGCATCCCGCTGGGTTATGTGCTGGGTATCCGGTTGAATTATGGTGTGGAAGGCGTATGGTGGGCGCTGCTACTGGGGCTGCTGACCGCTTCCGTGCTGTTGTTTTTCAGGTTCCATATCAAGAGCCGGAAGCTTGTCGCGGGTAAGTAG
- a CDS encoding FecR domain-containing protein has translation MTSSYSDEALYTLLCKYLLNEADMEERAWVEAWLQDDTGNARLLASLGKVLQTAADQAVTVPVETDRSWQQLYAKMNVTPPTAFTIPEPEQAIPIRKKGYIYTLLKVAAVLVIALGAGWWFLTGKQPSAVFAGPATAQLPDGSSVQLLSDSRLELAKGYNNSNRTVSLQGAGTFDVAGNAGQPFVVLLGHTEIKVLGTRFTVHYVPGRQAVSVHVASGKVMVINHDKADSVVLTQGMLLRHDSLRPAFRIATHVADIEKKSLAFHDTPLEEVLQTITEVYDVKVELENTALLKLTVSTTFNDESIEEVMNALAMTLNASWEKTGERQYKLK, from the coding sequence ATGACATCAAGCTATTCTGATGAGGCACTGTATACCTTGCTTTGCAAGTATCTGCTGAATGAAGCGGATATGGAGGAGCGTGCCTGGGTGGAAGCCTGGTTGCAGGATGATACCGGCAATGCCAGGTTACTGGCATCGTTGGGTAAGGTACTGCAAACGGCCGCTGATCAGGCGGTAACGGTGCCGGTGGAAACCGACCGCTCCTGGCAGCAGTTGTATGCCAAAATGAACGTAACGCCGCCAACGGCGTTTACCATACCGGAACCGGAGCAGGCCATACCTATCCGTAAAAAAGGTTATATTTATACCCTGCTGAAAGTGGCAGCCGTATTAGTGATAGCGCTGGGCGCGGGATGGTGGTTCCTGACAGGAAAGCAGCCTTCAGCTGTTTTTGCAGGGCCGGCTACCGCTCAACTGCCGGACGGCAGCAGCGTGCAGCTGCTGTCAGATTCCAGGCTGGAACTGGCCAAAGGCTATAACAACAGCAACCGGACCGTTAGCCTGCAGGGCGCGGGCACCTTCGATGTGGCCGGAAACGCAGGCCAGCCGTTTGTAGTGCTGCTGGGCCATACGGAAATAAAAGTGCTGGGCACCCGCTTTACCGTACACTATGTACCCGGCCGGCAGGCCGTTTCGGTGCATGTGGCCAGCGGTAAAGTAATGGTGATCAATCATGACAAGGCAGACAGCGTAGTGCTTACACAAGGCATGCTGCTGCGGCATGATAGTCTCCGCCCCGCTTTCCGTATTGCGACGCATGTAGCTGATATAGAGAAAAAATCACTTGCTTTTCACGATACCCCATTGGAGGAAGTACTGCAAACCATCACGGAAGTGTATGACGTAAAAGTGGAACTGGAAAATACCGCGCTGCTAAAACTGACTGTCAGCACCACCTTTAATGATGAAAGTATAGAAGAAGTAATGAACGCATTGGCGATGACCCTCAATGCATCATGGGAGAAAACAGGTGAAAGACAATATAAATTAAAGTAG
- a CDS encoding RsmE family RNA methyltransferase — MDKPIFYAPDIAADAAAYTMNEDTSRYCIQVLRHENGDEVLLADGRGHRFHAVITDDNRKRCGVRITACDTLPAPSPALRIAISFTKNTSRIEWFLEKAAEIGITTIIPLVSQRTEKEKIKAERLQNILVSAMLQSQQFHLPQLLEPQPFERVVGTNTDPQRLIAHCQPGQKRELIHHFQPGKDAIILIGPEGDFTPEEIQLALDKGFEPVSLGKNRLRTETAGMVSVTVMNMLNTDASE, encoded by the coding sequence ATGGACAAGCCTATCTTTTATGCGCCGGATATAGCTGCAGACGCTGCGGCCTACACTATGAACGAGGATACATCCAGGTATTGTATTCAGGTGCTCCGGCATGAAAACGGTGACGAGGTGTTGCTGGCCGATGGCCGCGGGCACCGGTTTCACGCGGTGATCACGGATGATAACCGCAAACGCTGCGGTGTGCGGATTACCGCCTGCGATACGTTGCCGGCGCCATCGCCGGCGCTTCGTATAGCCATATCATTTACCAAAAACACGTCCCGGATAGAGTGGTTCCTGGAAAAGGCCGCTGAAATAGGGATCACTACGATTATTCCGTTGGTGAGCCAGCGCACGGAAAAGGAAAAGATCAAAGCCGAGAGGCTGCAGAATATACTGGTATCGGCCATGTTGCAATCGCAGCAGTTTCATCTGCCGCAGCTGCTGGAACCGCAGCCGTTTGAGAGGGTGGTGGGCACCAATACCGATCCGCAGCGGCTGATCGCACATTGTCAGCCCGGACAGAAGCGGGAGCTGATACATCACTTTCAGCCCGGAAAAGATGCTATTATTTTAATCGGGCCGGAGGGGGATTTTACGCCGGAAGAAATACAGCTGGCGCTGGACAAGGGATTTGAGCCGGTGTCGCTGGGAAAGAACAGGCTGAGGACGGAAACGGCGGGAATGGTGTCTGTAACGGTCATGAATATGTTAAATACCGATGCTTCTGAATAG
- a CDS encoding RNA polymerase sigma-70 factor, whose product MLELQSFESLFRENHAQCVAFATHYMGDSHAAEEVVQQVFLRLWEKRDSITITGPVKAYLFSAIRNTAISQWRKETVRVDRETHYSTIRETATEATDQARELERLYQQALDRLPERCREVFVLSRQQQMKYAEIAATLDISVKTVENHMGKALRILHQELKEYLPLLTGFLF is encoded by the coding sequence ATGTTGGAACTCCAGTCATTCGAATCATTGTTCCGGGAAAATCATGCGCAATGCGTCGCCTTTGCCACTCACTATATGGGAGACTCCCATGCGGCAGAGGAGGTCGTACAGCAAGTGTTTTTGAGGCTCTGGGAAAAGCGGGATAGTATTACTATCACCGGGCCGGTGAAAGCGTATCTGTTTTCAGCCATCCGGAACACCGCTATCAGCCAGTGGCGCAAGGAGACGGTGAGGGTGGACAGGGAAACCCATTACAGTACCATACGGGAAACAGCCACAGAGGCCACCGACCAGGCCCGCGAACTGGAGAGGCTGTACCAGCAGGCGCTGGACAGGTTACCGGAGAGATGCCGGGAAGTATTTGTCCTGAGCCGCCAGCAACAGATGAAATATGCCGAAATTGCAGCGACCCTTGACATTTCAGTAAAGACAGTCGAGAACCACATGGGCAAGGCCCTTCGTATCCTGCACCAGGAGCTGAAGGAGTACCTGCCGTTGTTAACTGGTTTTTTATTTTAA
- a CDS encoding quinone-dependent dihydroorotate dehydrogenase, protein MYQLIKKLLFRVQPEKIHHTVMRGMKTIYALPFGKNILRAFCDVKTKGLERELFGLRFSNPVGLAAGFDKDAKYIDELACLGFGFVEIGTVTPLAQPGNDQPRLFRLPADQALINRMGFNNEGAAAAAKRLRRRKSGIIVGGNIGKNKNTPNEEAVSDYEKCFHALYDVADYFVVNVSSPNTPNLRALQEKEPLKQLLHHLQLLNAQKLKQKPILLKIAPDLTNEQLDDIIEIVQETKLAGIVATNTTISREGLATPAATIAEIGAGGLSGRPVREKSTAVIKYIHQHSQGSIPIIAAGGIFTAADAQEKLDAGASLVQVYTGFIYEGPTIARKICAGLGR, encoded by the coding sequence ATGTATCAACTGATTAAAAAACTGTTATTCCGCGTTCAGCCGGAAAAGATCCACCACACTGTGATGCGTGGGATGAAAACAATTTATGCGCTCCCTTTCGGTAAAAATATACTGCGGGCCTTTTGCGACGTTAAAACCAAAGGGCTGGAGAGGGAACTGTTTGGCCTCCGTTTCTCCAACCCGGTAGGACTGGCCGCGGGGTTTGACAAAGACGCCAAATATATTGATGAACTGGCCTGCCTGGGATTCGGTTTCGTGGAAATCGGCACCGTAACACCGCTGGCACAACCCGGCAACGATCAGCCCCGCCTCTTCCGCCTGCCGGCAGATCAGGCACTGATCAACCGTATGGGCTTCAACAATGAAGGCGCCGCGGCCGCAGCCAAAAGGCTGCGCCGGAGAAAATCCGGCATCATCGTGGGAGGCAACATCGGCAAAAATAAAAATACGCCCAACGAAGAAGCGGTAAGCGACTACGAAAAATGTTTCCATGCGCTCTATGACGTGGCCGACTATTTCGTGGTGAATGTAAGCTCTCCCAACACCCCGAACCTGAGAGCCTTACAGGAGAAAGAACCGCTGAAACAGCTGCTGCATCATCTGCAGCTGCTCAATGCGCAGAAACTGAAACAAAAACCCATCCTCTTAAAGATAGCACCCGATCTGACGAACGAACAACTGGACGATATTATCGAGATCGTACAGGAGACGAAACTGGCAGGCATTGTGGCTACCAACACCACCATCAGCCGTGAAGGACTGGCCACTCCGGCGGCTACCATCGCGGAGATCGGCGCCGGTGGCCTTAGCGGCCGCCCGGTAAGGGAGAAATCCACCGCCGTTATTAAGTACATTCATCAGCACAGCCAGGGCAGCATTCCCATCATCGCCGCAGGTGGCATCTTCACCGCAGCCGATGCTCAGGAAAAACTGGACGCAGGTGCTTCGCTGGTACAGGTATATACCGGCTTCATCTACGAAGGACCGACCATTGCGAGAAAAATTTGTGCCGGCCTGGGCAGATAA
- a CDS encoding DUF6686 family protein translates to MCNYQTLYHSSNGYVIRCAHCKGIQMAFGTSVVNLAPEEFFCFADMVVHLSDNSDPLCQEHEKSICLPLPADHVMMLLTPAEVKSLARMVLEVQALLEAYAILDAASPCSSED, encoded by the coding sequence ATGTGTAATTATCAGACTTTATACCACAGCAGCAACGGATATGTCATTCGTTGCGCGCATTGCAAAGGCATACAGATGGCCTTTGGTACCAGCGTTGTTAACCTGGCCCCGGAAGAATTTTTTTGTTTCGCCGACATGGTTGTCCATTTGTCCGATAACAGCGACCCGCTCTGCCAGGAGCATGAGAAAAGTATCTGTTTGCCTTTGCCTGCGGACCATGTGATGATGCTGCTGACGCCGGCAGAGGTGAAAAGCCTGGCCAGGATGGTGCTGGAAGTGCAGGCGTTGCTGGAGGCTTATGCTATACTGGACGCGGCTTCTCCCTGTTCTTCAGAGGATTGA
- a CDS encoding TonB-dependent receptor has product MVVKDQPLKAVCEILEKEYGIHFSYSRELVDLSRKVTVTAYQQRLKSLLEQLFAPDDIRFTRVGDQLVLQQVKRTTRTISGYVQDAVSGEKLPGATIYAPTLKQGTTTNQYGFFSLTTVKDTNSLIVSYVGYEPALLPVEGQANRILLVPLEPLASLQEVVVSATDKTKLQDQTQMSRVHLPLAAVQSMPKLLGEADVMRTLQSMPGVGGGMDGAGGLHVRGGSPDQNLILMDGTPVFNFSHFFGVYSLLNAEVVKSADLYKGAFPARFGGRLSSVVDISLKDGDMRHYHGDVAIGMISAKFNVEGPIIKDKTSFIVSARRSYPDLLYNATLRTDGDFGRAGSLYAYFYDVNAKINHIFSAKDRIYLSIYKGEDNLMVRSVPDTALPDAAGRVTESSRFQLGWGNTIGGLRWNHIYNTRLFSNVSVNYSQYAFRTEYNFKSKMPATGQASDLYGKYFSRMKNLGLKADFDFRPSPDHSFRFGAAVTAHYFKPGLMDMSDKGATPVTPLDTGKYGLDIRGTEMLLYVEDDWRLTENLYANLGVHTSGFLVEGRFYYSLQPRIGLRYMLPRNWAVKASYTHMNQYIHLLSSAGTSLPTDVWVPSTQRVAPMYSRQVAAGIAKTSMNNAFEFTLEGYYKTMYNMIEYSNNNTAITENLERWDENVVIGKGWSYGGEAMIKKQKGSTTGWVGYTLAWSTRQFPDINRGHIFPYKYDHRHDVEIVLTQRIGRRWEASASWHYTTGAPLTLPVSSYQGAGTPSPWDPGNGGDVSLDRYDGRYNYRAADVHRLDVGITYSKQKKRWRKSWNLSVYNVYNQKNPFLYYMKRDPEEKQRYLSKVTVMPILPSITYSIKF; this is encoded by the coding sequence GTGGTAGTAAAGGACCAGCCTTTGAAGGCGGTGTGTGAAATACTGGAGAAAGAATATGGCATCCACTTTTCATATAGCAGGGAACTTGTAGACTTGTCCCGGAAAGTTACCGTCACAGCATATCAACAGCGGCTTAAAAGCCTGCTGGAGCAGCTGTTTGCGCCTGATGATATCCGCTTTACCCGCGTGGGAGATCAGCTGGTACTGCAGCAGGTGAAACGCACCACCCGCACTATCAGTGGTTACGTACAGGATGCGGTCAGCGGCGAAAAGCTTCCCGGCGCCACTATCTATGCCCCCACACTCAAACAGGGCACCACCACCAATCAATATGGTTTTTTCAGCCTCACGACGGTAAAGGACACCAACAGCCTGATTGTATCTTATGTCGGCTATGAGCCGGCACTGTTGCCGGTGGAAGGACAGGCCAACAGGATACTGCTGGTGCCGCTGGAACCCCTGGCCAGCCTGCAGGAAGTGGTGGTGAGCGCCACCGATAAAACAAAACTGCAGGACCAGACCCAAATGAGCCGGGTACACCTGCCGCTGGCGGCGGTACAGTCGATGCCCAAACTACTGGGAGAAGCGGACGTAATGCGTACCCTGCAATCCATGCCCGGCGTAGGCGGTGGCATGGACGGTGCCGGCGGACTGCATGTTAGAGGCGGCAGCCCCGATCAGAACCTCATTCTCATGGACGGCACACCCGTGTTCAACTTCTCCCATTTCTTCGGGGTATATTCCCTGCTCAACGCGGAAGTGGTAAAATCAGCAGACCTCTACAAAGGCGCTTTCCCGGCGCGCTTTGGCGGACGCCTCTCGTCCGTCGTGGATATTTCACTGAAAGACGGCGACATGCGGCACTACCATGGCGACGTGGCCATCGGCATGATCTCTGCCAAGTTCAACGTGGAAGGGCCGATCATAAAAGATAAAACCTCCTTCATCGTTTCGGCCCGCCGGTCTTATCCCGATCTGCTGTACAACGCCACGCTCCGGACAGACGGCGACTTTGGGCGGGCCGGCTCCCTCTATGCTTACTTCTACGATGTGAATGCGAAAATCAATCATATTTTTTCTGCGAAAGACCGCATCTACCTGAGCATCTATAAGGGTGAAGATAACCTGATGGTAAGATCGGTACCGGATACCGCGCTTCCGGATGCCGCAGGGCGTGTTACAGAGAGCAGCCGTTTCCAGCTGGGATGGGGTAACACCATTGGCGGTCTGCGATGGAACCATATTTATAATACCCGCCTTTTCTCCAATGTGAGCGTCAACTACTCCCAGTACGCTTTCCGGACGGAATATAATTTCAAATCCAAAATGCCCGCCACCGGACAGGCTTCTGACCTGTACGGGAAATATTTCTCGCGGATGAAAAACCTGGGACTGAAAGCCGATTTTGATTTCCGCCCCTCGCCCGACCACTCGTTCCGTTTTGGTGCGGCGGTTACCGCACATTATTTTAAACCCGGGTTGATGGATATGTCCGACAAAGGGGCTACGCCTGTCACCCCGCTGGATACCGGTAAGTACGGGCTGGACATACGCGGCACCGAGATGTTATTATACGTGGAAGACGACTGGCGGCTGACGGAAAACCTGTATGCCAACCTGGGGGTGCATACTTCCGGCTTCCTGGTGGAAGGCCGTTTTTATTATTCCCTGCAGCCACGGATAGGATTACGGTATATGTTGCCGCGCAACTGGGCGGTGAAAGCCTCCTATACGCATATGAACCAGTATATCCACCTGTTGTCCAGCGCGGGGACTTCGTTGCCGACAGACGTTTGGGTGCCTTCCACCCAGCGGGTGGCGCCCATGTACTCCCGGCAGGTGGCGGCGGGTATCGCCAAAACCAGTATGAACAACGCTTTTGAATTCACGCTCGAAGGATATTATAAGACCATGTACAACATGATCGAATATTCGAATAATAACACGGCGATCACCGAGAACCTGGAACGTTGGGATGAAAACGTGGTGATCGGTAAAGGCTGGAGTTACGGCGGCGAGGCGATGATCAAAAAACAAAAAGGCTCCACCACCGGCTGGGTGGGTTATACGCTGGCCTGGAGTACGCGGCAGTTCCCCGATATCAACAGAGGACACATTTTCCCTTATAAATACGATCACCGCCACGATGTGGAAATTGTATTAACGCAACGGATCGGCAGGCGGTGGGAAGCTTCTGCTTCCTGGCACTATACCACCGGCGCGCCGCTGACGCTGCCGGTATCCAGTTACCAGGGCGCAGGCACCCCGTCGCCCTGGGACCCGGGCAACGGTGGGGACGTGTCGCTGGACCGGTATGACGGGCGTTACAACTACCGCGCTGCAGACGTGCACCGCCTGGACGTGGGGATCACTTACTCCAAACAGAAAAAGCGGTGGCGTAAGAGCTGGAACCTGAGCGTGTATAATGTGTACAACCAGAAGAATCCTTTTCTCTATTATATGAAACGGGACCCGGAGGAGAAGCAGCGTTACCTGTCGAAGGTAACGGTGATGCCTATCCTGCCCAGCATTACCTATTCGATCAAATTCTAA